A genomic region of Catalinimonas niigatensis contains the following coding sequences:
- a CDS encoding glutaminyl-peptide cyclotransferase, translating into MKKVEYLLLCFFLMMGCGERQSRQTAENPVEKESLPYEVRMTVEHDPNAFTQGLVYHQDKIIESTGGDSSWIAEYDVTSGTYERKVTLNQNYFGEGITVLNGKLYQLTWQSKTGFVYDVNTFEKLREFSYDFEGWGITHDNQHLIISDGTDKLHYFDTLSLEESFVKSVKNNNRKASKLNELELIDGYIYANQWQTNYILKIDTATAEVVQELNLDYLAGEIAKRNPEADVLNGIAYDANTGDVFITGKLWPRLYVIRLKD; encoded by the coding sequence ATGAAAAAAGTCGAATATTTGCTCTTATGCTTCTTTTTGATGATGGGCTGTGGAGAGCGTCAGAGTCGCCAAACAGCAGAAAATCCTGTTGAAAAAGAATCATTGCCCTATGAGGTGAGGATGACTGTGGAGCATGATCCGAATGCATTCACTCAGGGGCTGGTATATCATCAGGATAAGATCATTGAAAGTACAGGGGGAGATAGTTCCTGGATTGCTGAATATGACGTGACTTCCGGCACGTATGAAAGGAAAGTCACGCTCAATCAAAACTATTTCGGGGAAGGTATTACCGTGCTCAATGGCAAACTATACCAGTTGACCTGGCAGAGTAAAACAGGTTTTGTATATGACGTGAATACCTTTGAAAAGCTCAGGGAGTTCAGTTATGATTTTGAGGGCTGGGGCATTACGCATGACAATCAGCATCTGATCATCAGCGATGGCACGGATAAGCTTCATTATTTTGATACCTTGTCTTTGGAAGAGTCTTTTGTAAAATCCGTAAAAAACAATAACCGCAAAGCCTCCAAGCTCAATGAATTAGAATTGATTGATGGATACATTTATGCCAACCAGTGGCAAACCAACTATATTCTAAAAATAGACACTGCCACCGCAGAAGTTGTACAGGAGCTTAATTTGGACTATCTGGCTGGAGAAATTGCAAAAAGAAACCCCGAAGCTGATGTACTTAATGGAATAGCATATGATGCAAATACAGGAGATGTTTTCATTACCGGTAAATTATGGCCCCGATTGTATGTGATTCGGTTGAAAGACTAA
- a CDS encoding carboxylesterase/lipase family protein has translation MKKVVCLIGYFCLLSLPLMAQNDDNISVRIKIEDGVIEGFHDGKIGLDMYFGIPFAKPPVDDLRWKAPQPADAWEGVKETKKFGPSPVQTNVFGDMKFRSDTVSEDCLYLNVWAPSSQATEGLPVLVYFYGGGFVAGDGSEPRYDGASMAQKGMVAVTVNYRLNIFGFFAHPELSTEAPYQASGNYGLLDQHAALEWVQKNIAAFGGDPERVTIAGESAGSISVSAQMASPLSKDLIAGAIGESGAAINPTLAPVPLAEAEKTGKEFAENAGYQSLAELRALSTEEIFGAYNASKRFGFPSVIDGYFFPKSLPEIFKAEEQAQVPLLLGWNSAEIPGMAFMQGLPYTEENYIQKVKETYPDDFEEVLKLYPHGSEEEIELSATALASDRFIAYSTWKWFDLHRKNSDQPVYRYLYSKLRPPLVDETLTAGLAGGTNTKEEDAPPAPEPVGAPHACEIEYCLGNLDLVKDYAWTEEDYKVSETMQGYFANFIITGNPNGEDLPKWPAATANDSTPPVMVIDVTSKAVDAKHDDRYRFLDKAYSND, from the coding sequence ATGAAAAAAGTAGTTTGTTTGATAGGATATTTTTGTTTGTTGAGTTTGCCCCTTATGGCACAAAATGACGATAATATTTCCGTACGGATAAAAATTGAAGATGGGGTAATTGAGGGCTTTCACGACGGAAAGATAGGGCTTGATATGTACTTTGGAATCCCTTTTGCCAAACCTCCGGTAGATGATCTCCGGTGGAAAGCTCCGCAGCCTGCTGATGCCTGGGAGGGAGTAAAAGAGACTAAAAAATTTGGACCATCACCCGTACAAACCAATGTGTTTGGTGATATGAAGTTTAGATCTGATACAGTAAGTGAAGATTGCCTATACCTGAATGTCTGGGCGCCTTCCAGTCAAGCTACTGAAGGACTACCTGTGCTGGTCTATTTTTATGGAGGAGGTTTTGTGGCAGGTGACGGCTCAGAACCACGCTATGACGGAGCAAGCATGGCACAAAAAGGGATGGTAGCAGTAACTGTAAATTATCGCTTGAATATCTTTGGCTTTTTTGCGCATCCCGAACTAAGTACGGAGGCCCCTTATCAGGCTTCTGGTAACTATGGTTTGCTTGATCAGCATGCTGCTTTGGAATGGGTACAGAAAAATATTGCAGCCTTTGGCGGTGATCCTGAAAGAGTAACCATCGCTGGTGAGTCTGCGGGTTCCATCTCTGTAAGTGCACAGATGGCTTCTCCTCTATCCAAAGACCTGATTGCCGGAGCTATTGGTGAAAGCGGCGCAGCTATTAATCCTACTTTGGCCCCGGTACCCTTAGCCGAAGCAGAAAAAACAGGAAAGGAGTTTGCCGAAAATGCAGGCTATCAGTCCTTGGCCGAACTAAGAGCTTTGAGTACTGAGGAAATTTTTGGCGCTTACAATGCATCCAAGCGTTTTGGTTTTCCCTCAGTAATTGATGGTTATTTCTTTCCTAAGTCTCTTCCTGAGATTTTCAAAGCGGAAGAACAGGCACAGGTACCTTTATTGTTGGGTTGGAATTCAGCAGAAATTCCGGGAATGGCTTTTATGCAGGGACTACCCTATACGGAGGAAAATTACATCCAAAAAGTCAAAGAAACTTATCCTGATGATTTTGAAGAAGTGCTGAAACTGTATCCTCATGGTTCTGAAGAAGAAATAGAACTATCGGCTACCGCCTTGGCTTCCGACAGGTTTATCGCCTACAGTACCTGGAAGTGGTTTGACTTACATCGCAAAAACAGCGATCAGCCGGTATATAGATATCTTTATAGTAAGTTGAGACCTCCTCTGGTGGATGAAACGCTTACGGCAGGGCTGGCTGGTGGTACAAATACCAAAGAAGAGGATGCGCCTCCGGCACCTGAGCCGGTAGGAGCCCCACATGCCTGTGAAATAGAGTACTGTCTGGGAAACCTAGATCTGGTAAAAGATTATGCCTGGACAGAAGAGGATTACAAAGTATCCGAGACTATGCAGGGTTACTTTGCTAATTTCATCATCACCGGCAATCCAAATGGAGAAGACCTTCCTAAATGGCCAGCGGCCACAGCCAATGACAGTACTCCGCCGGTCATGGTCATTGATGTAACCTCAAAAGCAGTAGATGCCAAACATGATGATCGCTATCGGTTTTTGGACAAAGCCTATAGTAATGATTAA
- a CDS encoding GNAT family N-acetyltransferase: MKKVIKMELIPIKKTTAENQAFIEHPDCQESIYMTIFYFERAGFYPPWIAYYAQVEGKLVGAAAFKGKAQAGKVEIAYGTFPQYRKQGIGTEMCRKLVILSQQTDPQILITARTLPENKASVSILKKNGFELLGRIWDKEDGNVLEWKYTKSNVPDVV, encoded by the coding sequence ATGAAAAAGGTGATTAAAATGGAGTTGATCCCAATCAAAAAAACTACAGCGGAGAATCAAGCATTTATTGAGCATCCTGACTGCCAGGAGAGTATTTATATGACCATTTTTTATTTTGAACGTGCTGGCTTTTACCCTCCCTGGATAGCTTATTATGCCCAGGTTGAGGGCAAACTGGTGGGGGCGGCGGCTTTTAAGGGAAAAGCGCAGGCCGGAAAAGTAGAAATTGCCTATGGGACCTTCCCCCAATACCGAAAGCAAGGTATTGGAACTGAAATGTGTCGTAAGTTGGTCATTTTGTCTCAGCAGACTGATCCTCAAATTCTAATTACTGCCCGTACTTTACCGGAAAATAAAGCATCCGTGAGTATATTGAAGAAAAACGGATTTGAGTTGTTAGGAAGGATATGGGATAAAGAGGATGGCAATGTACTGGAATGGAAATATACAAAAAGTAATGTGCCGGACGTTGTTTAA
- a CDS encoding YciI-like protein: protein MYYILFYKTVDNYVEKRAPYREEHLSLAKEAYKDGKLTMAGALAEPADGAVLVFKGDDPHVAEKFARNDPYVKNGLIREWYVRPWSVVVGGE from the coding sequence ATGTATTACATTCTTTTCTATAAGACGGTTGACAATTACGTGGAAAAGCGTGCTCCTTATCGTGAAGAGCATTTGTCGCTTGCCAAAGAAGCTTACAAAGATGGCAAACTTACCATGGCGGGAGCATTGGCTGAACCTGCCGATGGTGCAGTGTTGGTCTTCAAAGGAGATGATCCCCATGTGGCAGAAAAGTTTGCCCGCAATGATCCCTATGTAAAAAATGGGCTGATTCGCGAATGGTACGTACGTCCCTGGTCAGTGGTTGTTGGGGGTGAATGA
- a CDS encoding SAM hydrolase/SAM-dependent halogenase family protein has protein sequence MPLITFTSDFGLTDYYIAAVKAKLYTSDPSLQIVDISHQIDSFNIAHASFVLRSVYRDFPQNTVHLIAVGASSSDERYIAVQLDNHFFVSADNGIISLLSEQEPQQIVSLSPKPSSTFVAKEILAPAAAAIASGKKLEELGEIVHEMNRKIPRQLKANKKMISGNVVQVDYYGNLITNIDRFTFEVLSKNTPYEICFGREHFHHIHKAYHDVDYGECSLFFNHLGLLEISINHGSAADLLGLDFDSPVQIHFDRK, from the coding sequence ATGCCGCTGATTACATTTACGTCAGATTTCGGTTTGACTGATTATTACATCGCTGCGGTCAAGGCTAAACTTTATACAAGTGATCCTTCTCTACAAATTGTAGATATAAGCCACCAGATCGACAGTTTTAACATTGCCCATGCATCCTTTGTTTTGCGATCGGTATACAGAGATTTTCCGCAAAATACGGTGCATTTGATAGCCGTAGGAGCATCTTCTTCTGATGAAAGATACATTGCTGTACAGTTAGATAATCACTTTTTTGTTAGTGCTGATAATGGTATTATCAGCTTGTTAAGCGAGCAGGAGCCACAGCAGATTGTCAGCTTATCGCCCAAGCCTTCATCTACCTTTGTGGCCAAAGAAATACTTGCTCCGGCGGCGGCGGCTATTGCTTCAGGAAAAAAGCTAGAAGAGCTCGGCGAGATTGTACATGAAATGAACCGCAAAATTCCCAGACAGCTTAAGGCAAATAAAAAAATGATTTCCGGGAATGTAGTTCAGGTCGATTATTATGGTAACCTGATTACCAACATCGACCGCTTTACTTTTGAAGTACTCAGCAAGAATACGCCTTATGAGATTTGCTTTGGAAGAGAGCATTTTCACCATATCCACAAAGCTTATCATGATGTAGATTATGGAGAATGTTCTTTATTCTTTAATCACCTAGGTTTATTAGAGATCAGTATTAATCATGGTAGTGCGGCTGATTTGCTGGGGCTTGATTTTGACAGTCCGGTGCAAATTCATTTTGATCGTAAGTGA
- a CDS encoding PhoH family protein — protein MVEKTITLENISLLDFLGVENKNIKQISNAFPESRIVSRGNEILIQGSTPEIIKINDILNSLLAHYHKYGKLTEDSVQSMINSENKPDFIIGDEEILIYGTRGAVIKPKTPNQKTLVESAMQNDLVFAIGPAGTGKTYISVALAVKALKNKRVKKIIITRPAVEAGENLGFLPGDLKEKIDPYLRPIYDALYDMVPSEKLKFYEENKVIEIAPLAYMRGRTLQNAFILLDEAQNTTPMQIKMFLTRMGPSSKVIITGDRSQIDLPKNQKSGLIEALEILKDVKGIGFVELTGEDVVRHKLVKDIIEAYDRADDLRIKN, from the coding sequence TTGGTAGAAAAAACAATTACACTGGAAAACATTTCACTCTTAGATTTTCTAGGAGTAGAAAATAAGAATATTAAGCAGATATCCAATGCTTTTCCTGAAAGCAGAATAGTATCCAGGGGGAATGAGATACTCATCCAAGGAAGTACTCCTGAGATTATTAAGATCAACGATATCCTTAATTCACTGCTGGCGCACTATCATAAATATGGCAAGCTTACCGAGGATAGTGTGCAATCTATGATCAACAGCGAAAATAAACCTGATTTTATCATTGGAGATGAAGAAATCCTGATTTATGGTACACGTGGTGCTGTGATCAAGCCTAAAACGCCCAATCAAAAGACACTGGTAGAGTCTGCCATGCAAAATGATTTGGTTTTTGCCATTGGTCCTGCTGGTACAGGCAAAACGTATATTTCTGTTGCGCTGGCCGTGAAGGCTTTAAAAAATAAGCGGGTAAAAAAAATTATCATTACACGCCCAGCCGTAGAAGCCGGTGAAAATCTGGGGTTTCTGCCCGGAGATCTCAAAGAAAAAATAGACCCTTATTTACGTCCTATTTATGATGCCTTGTACGACATGGTACCCAGCGAGAAACTGAAGTTTTATGAGGAGAATAAGGTAATTGAAATTGCTCCGCTCGCCTATATGCGCGGACGTACGCTTCAAAACGCTTTTATTCTTCTGGATGAAGCTCAGAATACTACGCCTATGCAGATTAAGATGTTTTTGACGCGCATGGGACCTAGCTCAAAGGTCATTATTACGGGAGACCGTTCTCAAATTGACTTACCGAAAAACCAGAAGTCCGGTCTAATAGAAGCTTTAGAGATACTCAAAGATGTAAAAGGGATAGGTTTTGTAGAACTTACCGGAGAAGATGTGGTGCGTCATAAGCTTGTAAAAGACATTATTGAGGCATATGATCGAGCAGATGATCTTCGGATAAAGAATTGA
- a CDS encoding GNAT family N-acetyltransferase: MIEVRKVVNKQELQQVFKIREEVFIKEQKVDADEEFDEYENTSTHFLALSEEGIPCGTARWRATDGGIKLERFAVLKNYRNTGVGQSIISAILSDIEEDPNVSQQKIYLHAQVTAIDFYKKFDFEVIGDEFIECGIRHYTMER, encoded by the coding sequence TTGATAGAAGTTAGAAAAGTTGTAAACAAACAAGAGCTACAGCAGGTCTTTAAGATCAGAGAGGAAGTATTTATTAAGGAACAGAAGGTTGATGCTGATGAGGAATTTGACGAGTATGAGAATACTTCTACTCACTTTTTAGCCCTCAGCGAAGAAGGCATTCCATGTGGCACAGCGCGCTGGCGGGCAACGGACGGTGGTATCAAGTTAGAGAGATTTGCAGTACTAAAAAACTATCGCAATACGGGAGTTGGACAGTCTATTATAAGTGCAATACTGAGTGATATCGAAGAAGATCCTAATGTAAGCCAGCAAAAAATTTATCTGCATGCCCAGGTAACTGCGATTGATTTTTACAAAAAATTTGATTTTGAAGTGATTGGGGATGAGTTTATAGAGTGTGGTATCAGACACTATACTATGGAAAGATAA
- the trxB gene encoding thioredoxin-disulfide reductase, whose amino-acid sequence MTKEKVNLLILGSGPAGYTAAIYASRANLNPVLYHGNQPGGQLTITTDVENYPGYPEGIMGPQMMIDFQKQAERFGTDIRNGLATSVDFSSYPHKVIIDEQHEVEANAVIIATGASAKWLGLHSEERLNGRGVSACAVCDGFFFRGQEVAVVGGGDTAAEEASYLSKLCKKVYLLVRKDEMRASAIMQQRVNNAKNIEILWNTETEEILGEDEVEGMRVVNNQTGEKKEIPIQGFFVAIGHQPNTAIFKDYIDMEESGYINTVPGTSRTNVEGVFASGDAQDHVYRQAVTAAGTGCMAALDAERFLAAKELGVVEGIPTISMKE is encoded by the coding sequence ATGACGAAAGAAAAAGTCAACTTATTAATATTAGGATCTGGCCCGGCAGGGTATACTGCTGCTATTTATGCCTCTCGTGCTAACTTGAACCCCGTATTGTATCACGGTAATCAGCCGGGAGGTCAGTTGACCATAACAACTGATGTTGAAAACTATCCAGGCTATCCTGAAGGTATTATGGGTCCTCAAATGATGATAGATTTTCAGAAGCAGGCAGAGAGGTTTGGGACAGATATCCGTAATGGATTGGCTACTTCAGTAGACTTTTCTTCCTATCCTCATAAAGTAATCATAGATGAGCAGCATGAAGTTGAGGCAAATGCGGTAATCATCGCTACCGGAGCTTCAGCGAAGTGGTTAGGTCTGCATTCTGAAGAAAGATTAAACGGTAGAGGAGTTTCTGCCTGTGCCGTTTGTGACGGTTTCTTTTTCCGTGGGCAGGAAGTAGCTGTTGTTGGAGGAGGAGACACTGCGGCTGAAGAAGCCAGTTACCTTTCCAAACTTTGTAAAAAAGTATATCTTCTGGTACGTAAGGATGAAATGCGTGCCTCTGCCATTATGCAGCAGCGTGTAAATAACGCCAAAAACATAGAAATTCTGTGGAATACAGAAACTGAAGAGATTTTGGGAGAAGATGAAGTAGAAGGAATGCGGGTGGTCAATAATCAAACCGGAGAGAAAAAAGAGATTCCTATTCAAGGCTTTTTTGTAGCCATAGGTCATCAGCCCAATACTGCCATTTTTAAAGATTATATCGATATGGAAGAGAGTGGTTACATCAATACAGTGCCAGGAACTTCGAGAACCAATGTAGAAGGTGTGTTTGCCTCAGGTGATGCCCAGGATCATGTGTATCGCCAGGCAGTGACTGCAGCAGGTACAGGTTGTATGGCAGCTCTGGATGCCGAGCGTTTTCTGGCGGCCAAAGAACTTGGCGTAGTAGAAGGTATTCCTACCATTTCTATGAAAGAATAA
- a CDS encoding sigma-70 family RNA polymerase sigma factor, giving the protein MRQLKISKQITNRESQSLDKYLQEIGKVDLLTPDEEVDLAKRIRSGDQLALEKLTKANLRFVVSVAKQYQNQGLTLGDLINEGNLGLIKAAQRFDETRGFKFISYAVWWIRQSILQALAEQSRIVRLPLNRVGSLNKISKTFSELEQKYEREPSPDELAEVLEVTTNEVVDTMKISGRHVSMDAPFVQGEENSLLDVLENDNEDTPDSSLMNDSLRREVQRALSTLTQREADVITLYFGLNGEHSMTLEEIGERFSLTRERVRQIKEKAIRRLRHTSRSKALKPYLG; this is encoded by the coding sequence ATGAGACAACTAAAGATTAGTAAACAGATTACTAATAGGGAAAGTCAGTCGCTTGACAAATACCTGCAGGAGATCGGTAAAGTTGATTTGCTTACACCGGATGAGGAAGTAGATCTGGCTAAGAGAATACGATCAGGCGACCAACTTGCTCTTGAAAAGCTTACCAAAGCTAACCTTAGGTTTGTTGTTTCAGTAGCTAAGCAGTATCAAAATCAGGGTTTGACCTTAGGCGATTTGATCAATGAAGGTAATCTGGGATTAATCAAAGCAGCACAAAGATTTGACGAAACCCGTGGTTTTAAGTTTATCTCTTATGCCGTGTGGTGGATTCGTCAGTCTATTCTTCAGGCATTAGCAGAACAATCTAGGATTGTACGCTTACCTTTAAACCGTGTAGGCTCTCTTAACAAAATCTCAAAGACTTTCTCTGAACTTGAGCAAAAATATGAAAGAGAACCTTCTCCAGATGAGTTGGCTGAGGTATTAGAGGTTACTACCAATGAGGTAGTAGATACTATGAAGATTTCCGGAAGGCATGTTTCTATGGATGCTCCCTTTGTTCAGGGAGAAGAGAACAGCTTACTCGATGTTTTAGAAAATGACAATGAAGATACACCGGATTCTTCACTGATGAATGACTCTCTCAGAAGAGAGGTACAGAGAGCGTTATCTACGCTTACGCAACGTGAAGCCGATGTGATCACCTTGTACTTTGGGCTTAATGGAGAGCACTCAATGACACTCGAAGAGATTGGTGAAAGGTTTAGCCTGACACGTGAGCGAGTAAGACAGATCAAAGAGAAAGCCATCCGCCGGTTGCGACATACTTCTCGTAGCAAGGCGCTCAAGCCGTATCTGGGCTAA
- the pnp gene encoding polyribonucleotide nucleotidyltransferase produces MHFNIVKKEIALPDGRTITIETGKLARQADGAVVVRMGDTMLLATVVANKEAREGVDFLPLSVDYQEKFAAAGRIPGGFIKREGRLSEREILVSRLVDRALRPIFPEDYHAEVQVNINLISADKEVMPDALAALAASAAIAVSDIPFGTPISEVRVVKSNGEYIINPNAQQTDEAELDLIVAGSSKNIIMVEGEMSEVSEAEMLEAIKAAHEAIQIQCKAQEELSNQLNPNKREYQHETSDEDLRKELFDKFYDQVYSIYSKGLDNKSDRKEQFKEIKDSYVEGLPEDHEIDLGLVSRYFGEIQKKAARNLVLDEKKRLDGRQLDEVRPIASEINYLPTAHGSAIFTRGETQSLTTVTLGTKLDEQMIDSAMVTGSSKFILHYNFPAFSTGEVRPNRGPGRREIGHGNLAFRALKRVLPKDENNPYTIRVVSDILESNGSSSMATVCAGSLALMDAGIPVSAAVSGIAMGLISDSDTGKYAVLSDILGDEDHLGDMDFKVTGTSKGITACQMDIKVDGLSFEVLQEALEQANRGRMHILEEMNKTISSPNESLKPNAPRSVSIKIERDMIGALIGPGGKVVQEIQKETNTTIIIEEVANKGHVNIFASDEDDMNRALSRVKAIVAVPSVGETYDGIVKSIMPFGAFVEFMPGKDGLLHISEIKWERVESMDGVMEVGEEVRVQLVDVDKKTGKYRLSRKVLLPKPEKKQ; encoded by the coding sequence ATGCATTTTAATATAGTCAAAAAAGAAATTGCGCTTCCCGATGGTAGAACCATCACTATTGAAACGGGAAAATTAGCCAGACAAGCAGACGGCGCTGTAGTAGTACGCATGGGCGATACTATGCTATTGGCTACAGTTGTTGCCAACAAAGAAGCAAGAGAAGGAGTAGATTTCCTTCCATTGTCCGTTGACTACCAGGAAAAGTTTGCTGCTGCAGGAAGAATCCCCGGTGGGTTTATCAAGCGGGAGGGTAGACTTTCAGAACGTGAGATATTAGTAAGTCGTCTGGTAGACAGGGCTTTGCGTCCTATTTTTCCTGAAGATTATCACGCTGAAGTACAGGTAAATATCAATCTGATTTCGGCTGATAAAGAAGTAATGCCCGATGCACTAGCGGCATTAGCGGCATCAGCCGCCATTGCTGTTTCGGATATCCCGTTCGGAACGCCCATCTCAGAAGTAAGAGTAGTAAAATCCAATGGTGAATATATCATTAACCCTAATGCACAGCAGACCGATGAAGCTGAACTAGACCTCATTGTTGCAGGTTCCAGCAAAAACATCATCATGGTAGAGGGTGAAATGAGCGAAGTGAGTGAAGCAGAAATGCTGGAAGCAATCAAAGCCGCTCATGAAGCCATCCAAATTCAGTGTAAGGCGCAGGAGGAGCTATCAAATCAGTTGAATCCCAATAAGCGTGAATATCAGCATGAAACATCTGACGAGGATTTAAGAAAAGAGCTTTTTGACAAATTCTACGATCAGGTATATAGTATTTATTCCAAAGGGTTAGATAATAAAAGCGATCGCAAAGAGCAATTCAAAGAGATCAAGGATAGCTACGTAGAGGGCCTGCCTGAAGATCATGAAATAGATCTGGGACTGGTGAGTCGCTATTTTGGCGAAATTCAGAAGAAAGCAGCCCGTAATCTCGTTCTTGATGAAAAGAAAAGGCTGGATGGACGCCAACTTGATGAAGTACGTCCGATTGCATCGGAAATAAACTACCTGCCTACCGCTCATGGGTCTGCGATCTTTACCAGAGGTGAAACACAGTCACTTACTACAGTAACTTTGGGTACCAAACTGGATGAGCAGATGATCGATAGTGCGATGGTTACCGGAAGTAGCAAATTCATCCTCCACTACAATTTCCCTGCTTTTTCTACCGGTGAAGTAAGACCCAACAGAGGACCCGGTCGTCGTGAGATAGGCCATGGAAACCTGGCATTCAGAGCTTTAAAACGTGTTTTACCAAAAGATGAAAATAATCCATATACCATTCGTGTAGTGTCTGATATATTGGAATCTAACGGATCTTCGTCTATGGCTACGGTATGTGCTGGTTCTCTAGCACTTATGGACGCTGGTATTCCTGTTTCTGCGGCAGTTTCCGGTATTGCCATGGGGTTGATCTCAGATAGCGATACAGGAAAATATGCTGTACTATCAGACATTCTGGGAGATGAAGATCACCTGGGAGATATGGACTTCAAAGTAACGGGTACAAGCAAAGGGATTACCGCCTGCCAGATGGATATCAAGGTAGATGGATTGTCGTTTGAAGTATTGCAGGAAGCTTTAGAGCAGGCAAATCGTGGTAGAATGCATATCCTGGAGGAGATGAATAAAACTATTTCCAGTCCTAACGAAAGCCTTAAGCCTAATGCTCCTCGTTCAGTTTCTATCAAAATTGAGCGTGATATGATTGGTGCTCTGATTGGTCCTGGAGGTAAAGTAGTCCAGGAAATACAGAAAGAAACCAATACTACTATCATTATTGAGGAAGTAGCAAATAAAGGACATGTTAATATCTTTGCCTCTGATGAAGATGATATGAATAGGGCGCTTTCACGAGTGAAGGCCATCGTAGCTGTACCTTCAGTAGGGGAGACATATGATGGAATTGTAAAGTCAATTATGCCTTTCGGTGCCTTCGTTGAATTTATGCCGGGTAAAGATGGGTTGCTTCATATCTCTGAAATTAAGTGGGAACGCGTAGAAAGCATGGATGGTGTAATGGAAGTAGGAGAGGAAGTAAGAGTTCAGTTGGTAGATGTAGATAAAAAGACTGGCAAGTATCGTTTATCAAGAAAAGTACTTCTTCCAAAACCCGAAAAAAAGCAGTAG
- the rpsO gene encoding 30S ribosomal protein S15 codes for MYLTNEKKQELFEKHGISKSKTDTGSPESQIGLFTHRINHLTEHLKINKKDHSSRLGLLKLVGKRRRLLEYLQTNDIERYRATLVDLNLRK; via the coding sequence ATGTATTTAACGAACGAGAAAAAACAAGAACTATTTGAAAAGCACGGCATCAGTAAATCCAAGACAGATACTGGTTCTCCTGAGTCGCAAATAGGCCTTTTTACTCACAGAATCAATCACCTGACTGAGCACCTGAAAATAAATAAAAAAGACCACTCTTCACGTTTAGGTTTATTGAAGTTGGTGGGTAAGAGGAGAAGGCTACTGGAATATCTTCAAACCAACGATATTGAACGCTATAGAGCTACTTTAGTAGACTTGAATCTTAGAAAATAA